A DNA window from Helianthus annuus cultivar XRQ/B chromosome 15, HanXRQr2.0-SUNRISE, whole genome shotgun sequence contains the following coding sequences:
- the LOC118487571 gene encoding uncharacterized protein LOC118487571, which translates to MRDYFVEEPVFNEEVFRQRFRMPKRLFLKILSDVQANNSWFQDAVDASNRKSFTPMQKVTSAIKQLATGNAPDEFDEYLNMSERTSRESLENFCETVCNLYASEFLRRPTSHDVALLYQAHEEKHHLPGMLGSLDYTHFVWRMCPTELRGQYMRGDHSHPTVMLEAVAS; encoded by the coding sequence ATGAGAGATTATTTTGTCGAGGAGCCCGTATTCAACGAAGAGGTTTTTCGTCAAAGGTTTCGTATGCCCAAAAGgttgtttttaaaaattttgagTGACGTGCAAGCGAATAACTCGTGGTTTCAAGATGCCGTGGATGCGAGTAATAGGAAGAGTTTTACACCGATGCAAAAAGTTACTTCGGCGATTAAGCAACTAGCAACCGGTAACGCTCCAGACGAGTtcgacgagtatttaaatatgtctgaaaggacTTCCCGAGAAAGTCTAGAAAATTTTTGCGAAACGGTATGTAATTTATACGCTTCCGAGTTTTTACGTAGACCTACTAGCCACGACGTTGCGCTCTTGTACCAAGCTCATGAGGAGAAACATCACCTTCCTGGGATGTTGGGTAGTCTTGATTATACACATTTTGTTTGGAGAATGTGTCCAACGGAGTTGCGGGGTCAATATATGAGGGGGGATCACAGTCACCCGACAGTTATGCTCGAGGCGGTGGCCTCTTAg